Proteins from one Desulfonema limicola genomic window:
- a CDS encoding universal stress protein has protein sequence MKEFKKILFPVDLSDTSVKIVPYVETMAEKFDSRVHLLFVARAFQYFNAIYVPNTSIHNLENQIIDGAKIRLKEFQEEHFKNYSNIKIHVAAGDISEEILNYIQSEKIDMLIMGTHGRKGLEKVFFGSVAERVAKISTVPVLLINPYRHGLEV, from the coding sequence ATGAAAGAATTTAAGAAAATATTATTTCCAGTTGATCTTTCTGATACATCGGTAAAAATTGTACCTTATGTAGAAACAATGGCAGAAAAATTTGATTCAAGAGTTCATCTTTTATTTGTGGCCCGTGCATTTCAATATTTTAACGCTATTTATGTTCCCAATACCTCAATCCACAATCTTGAAAATCAGATAATTGACGGTGCAAAGATAAGATTAAAGGAATTTCAGGAGGAACATTTCAAAAATTATTCCAACATAAAGATTCATGTAGCAGCAGGAGATATTTCTGAAGAAATTCTGAATTATATCCAATCTGAAAAAATAGACATGCTTATTATGGGAACACATGGAAGAAAAGGCCTGGAAAAAGTTTTTTTTGGTTCTGTTGCAGAACGTGTAGCTAAAATTTCAACAGTTCCTGTTTTACTGATAAATCCTTACAGACACGGCCTTGAAGTTTAA
- a CDS encoding DNA-methyltransferase, translating to MQTTHRIIFENSKNMKELSSNSVNLIVTSPPYPMITMWDEMFSRQNQEIHKALNNQDGLLAFELMHKELDEVWNQSWRVLKKGSFACINIGDAARTLNGNFALYPNHSRIISHMLGIGFTVLPEILWRKQTNAPNKFMGSGMLPAGAYVTLEHEFILIFRKGEKREFKQPIEKKERRKSSYFWEERNTWFSDIWTDLKGRSQNLFDSTTRKRSAAFPFELPYRLINMFSVKGDTVLDPFLGIGTTSYAAMAACRNSVGYELESGFKDLIFSGTDTIVPYSNECITKRIDSHLNFIKQRSKENKECRHVNQNYNFQVITKQEKDMILNRLISVDKYNDLIEVHYSDGVTRNS from the coding sequence ATGCAGACAACTCATAGAATTATTTTTGAAAACTCAAAAAATATGAAGGAGTTATCTTCAAACAGCGTTAATCTGATAGTTACATCACCGCCTTATCCTATGATTACAATGTGGGATGAAATGTTTTCCAGGCAGAATCAGGAAATACATAAAGCCTTGAATAATCAGGACGGCCTGCTGGCATTTGAACTTATGCACAAGGAACTTGATGAGGTTTGGAATCAATCCTGGAGAGTACTCAAAAAAGGCAGTTTTGCATGTATCAACATAGGGGATGCTGCAAGAACCCTGAATGGAAATTTTGCCTTATATCCAAATCATTCCAGGATTATTTCCCATATGCTTGGAATTGGATTTACTGTTCTGCCGGAAATATTATGGCGAAAACAGACCAACGCACCAAATAAATTTATGGGTTCTGGAATGCTGCCTGCTGGAGCATATGTTACACTGGAACATGAATTTATTTTGATATTCAGAAAAGGTGAAAAAAGAGAATTTAAACAACCCATTGAAAAAAAAGAGAGAAGAAAAAGCTCTTATTTCTGGGAAGAAAGAAATACCTGGTTTTCTGACATATGGACTGATCTGAAAGGCAGGTCTCAAAATTTGTTTGACAGCACAACAAGAAAAAGAAGTGCAGCTTTCCCCTTTGAACTTCCGTACAGGCTTATTAATATGTTTTCCGTAAAAGGCGATACAGTCCTTGATCCTTTTTTAGGCATTGGCACAACATCTTATGCAGCAATGGCAGCCTGCCGAAACTCTGTGGGCTATGAACTGGAATCAGGGTTTAAAGACTTGATATTTTCAGGAACAGACACGATTGTGCCTTATTCAAATGAATGTATCACCAAAAGGATAGACAGCCATCTTAATTTTATAAAGCAAAGGTCCAAGGAAAACAAGGAGTGCAGGCATGTAAATCAAAATTATAATTTTCAGGTTATTACAAAACAGGAAAAAGATATGATTTTAAATAGATTAATTTCTGTTGATAAGTATAACGATCTTATTGAAGTCCATTATTCTGATGGTGTTACAAGAAATAGCTGA